A part of Aegilops tauschii subsp. strangulata cultivar AL8/78 chromosome 2, Aet v6.0, whole genome shotgun sequence genomic DNA contains:
- the LOC109765884 gene encoding vacuolar iron transporter homolog 2-like: MDHHVGSSHVHADGERRAKEEDVVVVLAVDAEAAEADVHPGDDDGGVNYMARAQWLRAAVLGANDGLVSVASLMIGVSAVNDAGKTMLVSGLAGLVAGACSMAIGEFVSVYAQYDIEVAQIKRDGAKGKKESLASPTLAALASALAFAVGALLPLLAGGFVRPYGARVGAVCAATTVGLAGFGAAGGYLGGASMLRSGSRVLLGGWVAMAVTYGVLWLFAKVSHIHVSSLR, encoded by the coding sequence ATGGACCATCACGTCGGCTCCTCCCACGTGCACGCCGACGGCGAGCGCAGGGCCAAGGAGGAGGACGTCGTCGTCGTGCTCGCCGTCGACGCCGAGGCGGCCGAGGCCGACGTCCACccgggcgacgacgacggcggcgtcAACTACATGGCCCGCGCGCAGTGGCTCCGCGCGGCGGTCCTCGGCGCCAACGACGGCCTCGTCTCCGTGGCGTCCCTCATGATCGGCGTCAGCGCCGTGAACGACGCCGGCAAGACGATGCTCGTGTCGGGCCTCGCCGGGCTGGTGGCCGGCGCCTGCAGCATGGCCATCGGCGAGTTCGTGTCCGTGTACGCGCAGTACGACATCGAGGTGGCCCAGATCAAGCGCGACGGCGCCAAGGGCAAGAAGGAGAGCCTGGCGAGCCCGACGCTGGCCGCGCTCGCGTCCGCGCTGGCGTTCGCGGTGGGCGCGCTCCTGCCGCTGCTGGCCGGCGGGTTCGTGAGGCCGTATGGCGCTAGGGTCGGGGCGGTGTGCGCGGCGACCACCGTGGGCCTGGCCGGCTTCGGCGCGGCGGGCGGTTACCTGGGCGGCGCGAGCATGTTACGGTCGGGGTCCAGGGTCCTCCTGGGCGGGTGGGTCGCCATGGCTGTCACTTACGGCGTGCTCTGGCTGTTTGCCAAGGTGTCCCACATTCACGTCTCGTCGTTGAGGTGA